The Triplophysa dalaica isolate WHDGS20190420 chromosome 5, ASM1584641v1, whole genome shotgun sequence genome window below encodes:
- the fbxo7 gene encoding F-box only protein 7, which yields MKLRVRINNQTHRLQLDGPEPSLSDLSDRIRDTLLSECGLSSDVEFNLSLNGKEVLVDTGQTLSSCGVVSGDMMSVILPPGSSQETQTAPNNLSSAGVRQGQNQMHSSEESGRSDRDGEQEQWVDGDGGMVTEGSAPLPLLCCETVEGVIPHALERLLDSANCQKPSDCLMLAIHLMLLETGFIPQGWNVNSGEMPIGWRAAGGVYRIQYGHPLLENSVVTVVAVPMGQTLVINAVLKMDRSLESSRKLTLKLDDHVTPDSAGVSTGVVYKDLRKLSRLFKDQLVYPLMAAARQALGLPALFGLAVLPPELLLRVLRLLNVTSLVSLSAVCRDLNAATQDPSLWRHLLHRDFRVCYPAGTQHRDTDWRNVYRMKYKQKKEMEQRSICRFYPPHLPPIYPLAPIPPAPLPLYPYPPGIIGGDYDQTPVVLPRPRFDPIGPLPGHLPGADFPIGRRSLRPGGNRAADIRRGFI from the exons ATGAAGCTCAGGGTGAGAATCAACAATCAAACCCATAGACTGCAGCTGGACGGACCGGAACCGAGTCTGTCTGATCTCAGTGATCGGATCAGAGACACTCTGCTGTCTGAATGTGGGTTGAG CTCTGATGTGGAGTTTAATCTGTCTCTAAACGGGAAGGAGGTTCTGGTAGACACGGGACAGACTCTTTCCTCCTGCGGGGTGGTCTCCGGTGATATGATGAGTGTGATTTTACCCCCAGGCAGCTCGCAGGAGACACAAACTGCCCCAAACAACCTGAGCAGTGCAGGTGTCCGGCAGGGGCAGAATCAGATGCACTCGAGTGAGGAG TCAGGACGCAGTGACAGAGACGGTGAGCAGGAGCAGTGGGTGGACGGAGATGGAGGCATGGTCACCGAAGGCTCCGCCCCTCTGCCACTGCTGTGCTGTGAGACTGTGGAGGGTGTGATTCCTCACGCTCTAGAGAGGCTGCTGGACTCGGCGAATTGTCAGAAGCCGTCAGACTGTCTGATGCTGGCGATACATCTGATGCTTCTTGAGACCGGATTCATTccgcag GGTTGGAACGTAAACTCGGGTGAGATGCCGATTGGCTGGCGGGCAGCAGGGGGCGTGTACAGGATTCAGTATGGTCATCCTCTTCTGGAGAACAGTGTGGTCACAGTGGTGGCTGTGCCGATGGGACAAACTCTTGTCATTAATG CTGTTCTGAAGATGGACAGAAGTTTGGAGAGCTCCCGTAAATTGACGCTGAAACTAGATGATCATGTGACACCTGACTCTGCAG gtgTGAGCACAGGTGTGGTTTACAAAGACTTACGGAAACTCTCTCGTCTGTTTAAAGATCAGCTGGTGTATCCACTCATGGCCGCAGCCAGACAGG caCTGGGACTGCCCGCTCTCTTCGGTCTGGCTGTTCTTCCTCCTGAGCTCCTGTTACGTGTTCTGCGTCTGCTGAACGTCACGTCTCTCGTCTCGCTGTCGGCTGTGTGTCGAGATCTGAACGCCGCCACCCAGGATCCATCGCTCTGGAGACACCTGCTGCACAGAGACTTCAGGG tgtgttaTCCGGCCGGGACTCAGCATAGAGACACAGACTGGAGAAAC GTTTACAGGATGAAATATAAGCAGAAGAAGGAGATGGAGCAAAGAAGCATATGCAGATTTTACCCGCCCCACCTGCCACCCATTTACCCTCTTGCCCCCATCCCACCTGCTCCCCTTCCCCTCTACCCCTACCCGCCTGGCATCATTGGTGGAGATTATGACCAAACGCCCGTTGTCCTGCCCCGCCCACGCTTTGACCCCATTGGTCCGCTCCCGGGTCATCTTCCAGGTGCGGACTTTCCCATTGGCCGGCGTTCTCTGAGGCCGGGAGGAAACCGAGCGGCGGACATCAGGAGAGGATTTATCTGA
- the rtcb gene encoding RNA-splicing ligase RtcB homolog — translation MSRSYNDELQYLDKIDKNCWRIKKGFVPNMQVEGIFYVNDPLEKLMFEELRNACRGGGFGGFLPAMKQIGNVAALPGIVHRSIGLPDVHSGYGFAIGNMAAFDMDNPDSVVSPGGVGFDINCGVRLLRTNLDEGDVQPVKEQLAQSMFDHIPVGVGSKGVIPMSAKDLEEALEMGVDWSLREGYAWAEDKEHCEEYGRMLQADPAKVSSKAKKRGLPQLGTLGAGNHYAEIQVVDEIYDDYAAKKMGIDHKGQVCVMIHSGSRGLGHQVATDALVAMEKAMKRDKITVNDRQLACARATSAEGQDYLKAMAAAGNYAWVNRSSMTFLTRQAFSKVFNTTPDDLDMHVIYDVSHNIAKVEEHMLDGKQKTLLVHRKGSTRAFPPHHPLIPVDYQLTGQPVLIGGTMGTCSYVLTGTEKGMNETFGTTCHGAGRALSRAKSRRNLDFQDVLDKLADKGIAIRVASPKLVMEEAPESYKNVTDVVNTCHDAGISKKAIKLRPIAVIKG, via the exons ATGAGTCGCAGTTACAACGATGAGCTGCAGTATCTGGATAAAATCGATAAGAACTGCTGGAGGATTAAGAAAGGTTTCGTGCCGAATATGCAG GTTGAGGGAATTTTCTATGTAAATGATCCTCTGGAGAAACTGATGTTTGAAGAGCTGAGAAACGCGTGTCGTGGTGGAG GATTTGGTGGATTTCTGCCTGCTATGAAACAAATAGGAAACGTTGCTGCCCTGCCAGGAATTGTACAT AGGTCTATTGGATTACCTGACGTTCACTCTGGATATGGGTTTGCCATTGGAAACATGGCTGCGTTCGACATGGACAATCCTGACTCTGTCGTCTCTCCTG GTGGTGTTGGGTTTGATATCAACTGTGGTGTGCGTCTGCTGCGTACAAACCTGGACGAGGGTGATGTACAGCCGGTGAAAGAGCAGCTGGCACAGTCCATGTTTGACCACATTCCCGTCGGGGTCGGATCCAAGGGCGTTATTCCCATGAGTGCAAA agatcTGGAGGAGGCTCTGGAGATGGGTGTGGACTGGTCTCTGAGGGAGGGATACGCCTGGGCCGAGGATAAAGAACACTGTGAGGAATATGGCAGAATGCTGCAGGCTGATCCAGCCAAAGTCTCATCCAAAGCCAAGAAGAGAGGACTGCCACAG TTAGGAACTCTGGGTGCTGGGAATCACTACGCTGAGATTCAGGTGGTAGATGAGATCTATGATGACTATGCAGCCAAGAAGATGGGCATTGATCACAAgggacaggtgtgtgtgatgATCCACAGCGGCAGTCGAGGTCTCGGCCACCAGGTGGCGACAG ATGCTCTGGTTGCCATGGAGAAGGCCATGAAACGAGATAAGATCACAGTAAATGACCGTCAGCTGGCCTGCGCTCGAGCCACATCTGCTGAAGGTCAGGACTATCTGAAGGCGATGGCCGCAGCGGGAAACTACGCCTGGGTCAACCGATCATCCATGACCTTCCTCACTCGACAG GCCTTCTCCAAAGTGTTCAACACCACGCCAGATGATCTGGACATGCACGTCATCTACGACGTCTCGCATAACATCGCCAAGGTTGAGGAGCACATGTTGGACGGCAAACAGAAGACTCTTCTGGTGCACAGGAAGGGCTCGACACGAGCATTTCCTCCTCATCACCCACTCATACCTGTCGACTATCAG CTCACCGGTCAGCCGGTGTTGATTGGAGGAACGATGGGTACATGTAGTTACGTGTTGACAGGAACAGAAAAGGGGATGAACGAGACCTTCGGCACCACATGTCACGGAGCG GGTCGAGCACTGTCCAGAGCCAAATCCAGAAGAAACCTGGACTTCCAGGATGTTCTTGATAAACTGGCAGACAAGGGAATCGCCATCAGAGTGGCATCACCCAAACTGGTGATGGAGGAG GCACCAGAGTCCTACAAGAACGTCACAGATGTGGTAAACACGTGCCATGACGCAGGTATCAGTAAGAAGGCCATCAAGCTTCGCCCCATCGCTGTGATTAAAGGTTAA
- the xpot gene encoding LOW QUALITY PROTEIN: exportin-T (The sequence of the model RefSeq protein was modified relative to this genomic sequence to represent the inferred CDS: deleted 1 base in 1 codon): protein MACESAFPAIMDEQALMGLNPNADACYRQRALVYFEQLKESLDGWEVCAGALVKGLYSDDHVKFFCFQVLEHQIKFRHGSLTGAQQQLIRETLMKWLQSQLMNIQPEKPFIRNKAAQVLALTFVTEYLTHWPKFFFDILALVGLNPNGVDIYLRTLMAIDGEVVDRDILHGPEATRRNTLIKDNMREQCIPALVESWFQILQTYQQTHSELTCACLEVVGAYVSWIDLNLIANDRFVNVLLSHMSMEELREEACDCLFEIVNKGMDPVDKTKLVESLSQVLESAGFFNVQQEEDVDFLAKFSRLVNGMGQSLVLSWTKLGKTGDGKVATDTLRSLEAKVPLMLQLLIHEDDDISANIVGFCYDYLHVLKQLPALSDQQKSNIEAIMLAVMNKLKYDDEYNFENEGEDEAMFVEYRKQLKMLLDRLAQVSPELLLESVHRVFNNTMQNWRAVAFMEVEVAIRLLYMLGEALPASHGAHFSGDVAKASTLQAMMRTLISCSVSEYQHSSVSLEFFETVVRYDKFFLVEPQHIPNVLMAFLDHRGLRHSSPKVRSRVAYLFSRFIKTLHKHMNAFIEDILSRIQDLLELAPPENGFPALLSSDDQLFMFETAGVLIVSGESPAERKQALMRSLLSPLMEAFRMLLAKLAQETDEERQTVLADCLSHAVGFASRTSKAFSNKQTVKQCGCSEVYMDCLQTFLPSLSCPVQRGALRSAVRSFLHRMIICLEEEVLPFIPAASQHMLKDCEPKDLQEFIPLISQITAKFKNQVSPFLQEVFMPLVMAIFEVLSRPAEENDQTAALEKQMLRRSYFSFIQTIASSGMNEVMARQGAENIERVLFTIIQGAVDFPDPVAQKTCFIILSRLVELWGGKDGLVGFPDFIYKHIVPACFMAPLKPTFDLSDAQTVLALSECTLTLHMIHLKRGPECVQFLQEYLPSLHVSPEITQELCQVLQQPDVKVLKNYMKAFFQQAKL, encoded by the exons ATGGCCTGCGAGTCGGCTTTCCCTGCCATCATGGACGAGCAGGCCCTTATGGGACTGAACCCCAATGCTGACGCCTGCTACAGGCAGAGA gcgCTGGTGTATTTCGAGCAGTTGAAAGAGTCTCTGGACGGTTGGGAGGTTTGTGCTGGAGCTCTGGTTAAAGGTCTTTACAG TGATGATCACGTGAAGTTCTTCTGCTTTCAAGTGCTGGAACACCAGATCAAGTTCAG ACATGGCTCTCTGACTGGTGCTCAACAGCAGCTGATCAGAGAGACTCTCATGAAGTGGCTACAGTCTCAG cTGATGAACATTCAGCCTGAGAAGCCCTTCATCAGGAATAAAGCTGCTCAGGTTCTGGCCCTCACGTTTGTTACGGAGTATCTGACTCACTGGCCCAAGTTCTTCTTTGACATTCTGGCACTGGTGGGGCTGAACCCGAACGGTGTGGACATCTACCTGCGGACGCTCATGGCCATAGATGGTGAAGTGGTGGATCGAGACATTTTGCACGGACCTGAG GCAACACGCAGAAACACGCTGATCAAAGACAACATGCGTGAGCAGTGCATCCCCGCACTGGTGGAGTCCTGGTTTCAGATCCTTCAGACGTACCAGCAAACACACAGCGAGCTGACTTGCGCATGTCTGGAGGTGGTGGGAGCCTACGTGTCCTGGATCGACCTCAACCTCATCGCCAATGACAG GTTTGTGAACGTGTTGCTCAGTCACATGTCTATGGAGGAGCTGCGTGAGGAGGCCTGTGACTGTCTCTTTGAGATCGTCAATAAGGGAATGGATCCTGTAGACAAAACCAAACTGGTGGAGTCTCTGTCTCAAGTGCTGGAGTCTGCCGGCTTCTTTAACGTCCAGCAG GAGGAGGATGTGGACTTTCTTGCGAAGTTCTCTCGATTGGTCAACGGCATGGGTCAGTCTCTGGTGCTGAGCTGGACGAAACTCGGTAAGACGGGCGATGGGAAGGTTGCCACGGATACGCTACGTTCTCTGGAGGCGAAGGTCCCGCTGATGCTACAGCTGCTAATTCATGAAGATGACGATATTTCAGCGAACATCGTGGGCTTCTGTTACGACTACCTGCATGTGCTCAAACAG cttCCGGCTCTCAGTGATCAGCAGAAGAGCAACATTGAG GCGATCATGCTCGCTGTGATGAACAAACTGAAGTATGATGACGAGTATAACTTTGAGAACGAG ggtgAAGATGAGGCCATGTTTGTTGAGTACAGGAAACAGTTAAAGATGCTGCTCGACCGACTAGCCCAAGTGTCTCCAGAACTTCTGCTGGAGTCTGTGCACAGAGTCTTCAACAACACAATGCA gaactGGCGTGCGGTGGCGTTCATGGAGGTGGAGGTGGCCATCAGACTGCTGTACATGTTGGGAGAAGCTCTTCCAGCGTCACACGGAGCTCATTTCTCTGGAGATGTAGCTAAAGCCAGTACACTGCAGGCCATGATGAGAACG ctaaTCTCCTGTAGTGTCAGTGAGTATCAGCATTCATCTGTCAGTCTGGAGTTCTTCGAGACTGTCGTCCGCTATGATAAATTCTTCCTAGTGGAACCGCAGCACATTCCCAACGTCCTG ATGGCCTTTTTAGATCATCGTGGTCTGAGGCACAGCAGTCCAAAGGTCCGCAGTCGAGTGGCTTACCTGTTCTCACGCTTCATAAAAACTCTGCA TAAACACATGAACGCGTTTATCGAGGACATTCTGAGCAGAATACAGGACCTGCTGGAGCTCGCACCTCCG gAGAACGGTTTTCCAGCTCTGCTCAGCAGTGATGATCAGCTCTTCATGTTTGAGACGGCTGGTGTCTTGATCGTGAGCGGAGAGAGTCCGGCCGAGCGTAAGCAGGCTCTGATGCGCAGTCTCCTGTCGCCTCTGATGGAGGCTTTTCGTATGCTGCTCGCAAAACTGGCTCAGGAGACCGATGAAGAGAGACAGACGGTGCTGGCC GACTGCTTGAGTCATGCTGTGGGCTTTGCCAG tcGCACCAGTAAAGCGTTCAGCAATAAGCAGACGGTGAAGCAGTGTGGCTGCTCCGAGGTTTATATGGACTGTCTGCAGACCTTCCTGCCTTCTCTCAGCTGTCCCGTCCAGCGGGGGGCGCTGCGCAGCGCCGTGCGCTCATTTTTGCACCGCATGATCATCTGTCTGGAGGAAGAGGTGCTGCCTTTCATCCCTGCCGCATCTCAACACATGCTGAAAGACTGCGAGCCCAAAGATCTGCAGGAGTTTATTCCTCTTATAAGTCAGATCACGGCCAAATTCAAG AACCAGGTGTCTCCCTTCCTGCAGGAGGTCTTCATGCCTCTGGTGATGGCTATATTTGAGGTGTTGTCTCGTCCAGCGGAGGAGAACGATCAGACGGCTGCGTTGGAGAAGCAGATGCTGAGACGAAGTTACTTCAGCTTTATTCAGACCATCGCCAGCAGCGGGATGAACGAGGTCATGGCCAGACAAG GTGCTGAAAATATCGAGCGTGTGCTGTTCACCATCATTCAGGGAGCTGTGGACTTCCCAGACCCCGTCGCTCAGAAAACCTGTTTCATCATTCTCTCCAGACTGGTGGAGCTCTGGG GTGGAAAAGACGGTTTGGTGGGATTCCCAGATTTCATCTATAAGCACATAGTCCCAGCATGCTTCATGGCCCCTCTCAAACCGACCTTTGACCTTTCAGACGCTCAGACTGTTCTG GCACTGTCTGAGTGCACACTGACTCTGCACATGATTCATCTCAAGAGA ggtCCAGAGTGTGTTCAGTTTCTTCAGGAGTATCTGCCCTCTCTACACGTCTCACCTGAGATCACACAG GAACTGTGTCAAGTACTTCAGCAGCCGGACGTCAAGGTTCTGAAAAATTACATGAAG GCTTTCTTCCAACAGGCCAAACTTTAA
- the crebl2 gene encoding cAMP-responsive element-binding protein-like 2, which translates to MDDSKMVGGKVKKPGKRGRKPAKIDLKAKLERSRQSARECRARKKLRYQYLEELVSSKERAICALREELEMYKQWCLAMDQGKIPSEIKALLTGDDQKPPQSSGTKIPKNSKFSSTGTGQNKMAP; encoded by the exons ATGGATGATAGCAAG ATGGTTGGTGGTAAAGTAAAGAAACCTGGTAAACGCGGGCGTAAACCTGCCAAGATCGACCTGAAGGCCAAACTGGAGAGAAGCAGACAGAGCGCACGTGAGTGTCGTGCCAGGAAGAAACTGCGTTACCAGTATCTGGAGGAACTGGTATCCAGTAAAGAGAGAGCCATCTGTGCCCTGAGAGAGGAGCTGGAGATG TATAAGCAGTGGTGTTTGGCCATGGATCAGGGGAAAATACCATCGGAAATTAAAGCTCTTTTAACCGGAGACGACCAGAAGCCACCACAGAGCTCCGGCACTAAAATACCCAAAAACAGCAAATTCAGCTCCACAGGAACCGGCCAGAACAAGATGGCACCGTAA
- the gpr19 gene encoding probable G-protein coupled receptor 19 isoform X2 has protein sequence MVYLLSVKGVQPSFHSSLVFYPTINHSDRNDSSTPPAAILCRLDGPSSSSSQTNGSLTSYDLSQAEVTLLGLIFCVFWVISVLGNSLVSAGHWPLTVAACKAVRYLQHLCPGVQVYVLLSICVDRFYTIVYPLSFKVSREKAKRMILASWLFDAAFVSPCLFIYGSTPSPDHCDFFLPHSWDGVAYAVVHLLFGFLVPAVLIVSFYQRVVRYIWRIGTDGRTVRRTMNIVPRTKVKTIKMFLMLNVMFLLSWMPFYVAQLWHPAAVSGPSRQGALFFIAVVWISFSSTACKPTLYSVYNANFRRGMRETFCMSSMKCYRSNAYTITTSSRIAKKNYVGVVDIPVPEKTLIKDSVYDTFDREAKEKKLAWPISTNPPNTFV, from the exons ATGGTGTATCTTCTGTCTGTAAAGGGTGTACAGCCCTCTTTCCACTCATCCCTCGTCTTCTACCCCACCATCAACCACTCTGACAGAAACGATTCGTCCACCCCTCCCGCTGCCATCTTATGCCGTCTGGATGGCCCATCCTCCTCTTCCTCGCAGACCAACGGCTCTCTGACCTCATACGACCTGAGCCAGGCTGAGGTGACGCTTCTCGGGCTGATCTTCTGCGTCTTCTGGGTGATATCGGTTCTGGGCAATTCTCTG GTGTCTGCGGGTCACTGGCCTTTGACCGTTGCCGCGTGCAAAGCCGTGCGTTACCTGCAGCATTTGTGCCCCGGTGTTCAAGTCTACGTGCTTCTGTCCATCTGCGTCGACCGTTTCTACACAATCGTGTACCCTTTGAGCTTCAAAGTGTCGCGAGAGAAGGCCAAACGGATGATTCTGGCATCTTGGCTCTTCGACGCCGCTTTCGTGTCTCCGTGCCTGTTCATCTACGGATCTACGCCGTCTCCGGACCACTGTGACTTTTTCCTGCCCCACTCCTGGGACGGGGTGGCGTACGCGGTGGTTCATCTGCTCTTCGGGTTCCTGGTGCCGGCTGTTCTCATCGTGTCTTTCTACCAGAGGGTGGTCCGATACATCTGGAGGATCGGCACGGACGGTCGCACGGTACGCAGAACCATGAATATCGTCCCCAGAACTAAAGTCAAAACCATCAAGATGTTCCTGATGCTCAACGTGATGTTTCTTCTCAGCTGGATGCCGTTTTACGTGGCTCAGCTCTGGCATCCCGCAGCCGTGTCAGGGCCCAGCAGGCAGGGGGCGCTGTTCTTCATCGCCGTGGTCTGGATCTCCTTCAGCTCCACGGCTTGCAAGCCCACGCTCTATTCCGTGTACAACGCTAACTTCAGACGTGGCATGAGGGAAACTTTCTGCATGTCCTCCATGAAGTGTTACCGTAGTAACGCGTACACTATTACGACAAGCTCGCGAATAGCTAAAAAGAACTATGTCGGGGTGGTTGATATTCCTGTGCCGGAAAAGACCCTCATCAAAGACTCGGTATATGACACTTTTGACCGAGAAGCAAAGGAGAAGAAATTAGCCTGGCCTATCAGCACCAACCCACCAAACACTTTTGTATAA
- the gpr19 gene encoding probable G-protein coupled receptor 19 isoform X1 produces MVYLLSVKGVQPSFHSSLVFYPTINHSDRNDSSTPPAAILCRLDGPSSSSSQTNGSLTSYDLSQAEVTLLGLIFCVFWVISVLGNSLVCLVIHRSRRTQSTTNYFVVSMACADLLLSLACAPFILLQVSAGHWPLTVAACKAVRYLQHLCPGVQVYVLLSICVDRFYTIVYPLSFKVSREKAKRMILASWLFDAAFVSPCLFIYGSTPSPDHCDFFLPHSWDGVAYAVVHLLFGFLVPAVLIVSFYQRVVRYIWRIGTDGRTVRRTMNIVPRTKVKTIKMFLMLNVMFLLSWMPFYVAQLWHPAAVSGPSRQGALFFIAVVWISFSSTACKPTLYSVYNANFRRGMRETFCMSSMKCYRSNAYTITTSSRIAKKNYVGVVDIPVPEKTLIKDSVYDTFDREAKEKKLAWPISTNPPNTFV; encoded by the coding sequence ATGGTGTATCTTCTGTCTGTAAAGGGTGTACAGCCCTCTTTCCACTCATCCCTCGTCTTCTACCCCACCATCAACCACTCTGACAGAAACGATTCGTCCACCCCTCCCGCTGCCATCTTATGCCGTCTGGATGGCCCATCCTCCTCTTCCTCGCAGACCAACGGCTCTCTGACCTCATACGACCTGAGCCAGGCTGAGGTGACGCTTCTCGGGCTGATCTTCTGCGTCTTCTGGGTGATATCGGTTCTGGGCAATTCTCTGGTTTGTCTGGTGATCCATCGCAGTCGCAGAACACAATCCACTACCAACTATTTTGTGGTATCGATGGCTTGCGCAGACCTGTTGTTAAGTCTGGCGTGCGCTCCCTTCATTCTGCTACAGGTGTCTGCGGGTCACTGGCCTTTGACCGTTGCCGCGTGCAAAGCCGTGCGTTACCTGCAGCATTTGTGCCCCGGTGTTCAAGTCTACGTGCTTCTGTCCATCTGCGTCGACCGTTTCTACACAATCGTGTACCCTTTGAGCTTCAAAGTGTCGCGAGAGAAGGCCAAACGGATGATTCTGGCATCTTGGCTCTTCGACGCCGCTTTCGTGTCTCCGTGCCTGTTCATCTACGGATCTACGCCGTCTCCGGACCACTGTGACTTTTTCCTGCCCCACTCCTGGGACGGGGTGGCGTACGCGGTGGTTCATCTGCTCTTCGGGTTCCTGGTGCCGGCTGTTCTCATCGTGTCTTTCTACCAGAGGGTGGTCCGATACATCTGGAGGATCGGCACGGACGGTCGCACGGTACGCAGAACCATGAATATCGTCCCCAGAACTAAAGTCAAAACCATCAAGATGTTCCTGATGCTCAACGTGATGTTTCTTCTCAGCTGGATGCCGTTTTACGTGGCTCAGCTCTGGCATCCCGCAGCCGTGTCAGGGCCCAGCAGGCAGGGGGCGCTGTTCTTCATCGCCGTGGTCTGGATCTCCTTCAGCTCCACGGCTTGCAAGCCCACGCTCTATTCCGTGTACAACGCTAACTTCAGACGTGGCATGAGGGAAACTTTCTGCATGTCCTCCATGAAGTGTTACCGTAGTAACGCGTACACTATTACGACAAGCTCGCGAATAGCTAAAAAGAACTATGTCGGGGTGGTTGATATTCCTGTGCCGGAAAAGACCCTCATCAAAGACTCGGTATATGACACTTTTGACCGAGAAGCAAAGGAGAAGAAATTAGCCTGGCCTATCAGCACCAACCCACCAAACACTTTTGTATAA